In Desulfomonile tiedjei DSM 6799, a genomic segment contains:
- a CDS encoding cation-translocating P-type ATPase: MIQKIHSLKGRVRFKVTGLYRCSALKTILEAVLPARKEIKSVSASILTGNVLILYDPACNIKVVATLLENVAKEYLQHPDSALARTARERTWGRSWTSRFLAPSELPTWHVTDKETVLEKLNSTASGLPEDAKDKNLELFGPNTIPQAEPRSQFRLFLSQFNSLPVALLGAAAGISVVTGGLLDAVVIGAVMTINAVVGYATESEAERAIETLRQDIQPEAMILKSGKMVEVSSPEILVGDILVLRPGTYVAADARILEAVRLFLDESILTGENMPVAKNDATLRKEDLPLGDRVNMVYKGTLVTGGQGLAVVVAVGSFTEMGRVQSLMAESESPETPIERQLRHIGNQLVVLSGVVCFLVFVIGILRGNGILNMFKTSISLAVAAVPEGLPAVATTTLALGIRRMKERKVLIRNLEAVSTLGSIQTICFDKTGTVTANRMSVTRIYSGFQRIDIIGTELRSENGSSPDDSRIAVSKLIEIGILCNESQIAGNHDTFVLEGTPTENALMSLAIVYGIDITDVRSRFPLIATNYRSDDRQFMTTTHQHNNETLVAVKGSPLDVLGMCNFHLQDGTKTPLTDEDRTIIESENDSMAGDALRVLGMAYANEHNSDGDVNFTWLGLVGMEDPVRPGARESVEAFHAAGLDTIMVTGDQSPTAYAVGKQLGLNRDHPLEIVDSTHLSQIDPEVLKALSKKVHVFARVSPSNKLQIVQALQSAGKVVAMTGDGINDGPALKAADVGVAMGRSGTDVAREVADVMLEEDDLETMIVAIRDGRAIYDNIRKTLHYLLSTNFSEIEVMFVAGALGMGYPLNTMQLLWINLVSDIFPGLALALDPPEPDVMQRSPRDPQRPIVERSDFKRIGFESALMTISGLTAYGYGLLRHGAGPYAGTIAFQSLTNAQILHALSCRSEVKTIFDAEPSPPNPYLKAAIATSLGLQIVIQFVPGLRSLLGLTPLALSDWLVVGGASVIPLLMSEASKKLEQR; this comes from the coding sequence TTGATACAAAAGATACATAGTCTCAAAGGGAGAGTCAGGTTCAAAGTAACCGGCCTTTACCGGTGTTCAGCTCTCAAGACAATTCTCGAAGCAGTCTTGCCCGCAAGAAAAGAAATAAAGTCGGTTTCCGCGAGCATTCTCACGGGAAACGTACTCATTCTTTACGATCCTGCGTGTAACATCAAAGTAGTTGCTACTCTACTCGAGAATGTCGCAAAAGAGTACCTGCAGCATCCGGATTCCGCTCTTGCACGAACAGCGCGCGAACGCACATGGGGCCGTTCATGGACGTCCCGCTTCCTTGCGCCCTCGGAACTGCCTACCTGGCATGTGACTGACAAAGAGACCGTCCTTGAGAAACTCAACAGCACTGCTTCAGGACTGCCCGAGGATGCTAAGGATAAGAATCTCGAATTGTTCGGACCGAATACCATTCCTCAGGCGGAGCCTCGATCGCAATTCCGGCTTTTTCTCAGTCAATTCAACTCCCTGCCGGTTGCCCTTCTTGGCGCGGCGGCTGGAATCTCCGTAGTAACGGGGGGATTATTGGATGCGGTTGTAATCGGCGCGGTAATGACAATCAATGCAGTTGTAGGATACGCAACGGAAAGTGAGGCTGAAAGGGCTATCGAGACACTCAGGCAAGACATTCAGCCTGAGGCGATGATTCTGAAGTCAGGCAAGATGGTTGAGGTTTCTTCTCCCGAAATTCTGGTGGGAGACATCCTCGTTCTGCGACCGGGCACTTATGTTGCCGCGGACGCAAGGATACTCGAGGCGGTTCGGCTGTTTCTGGATGAATCGATCCTTACCGGGGAAAATATGCCGGTGGCAAAAAACGATGCGACCCTCCGGAAAGAGGACCTGCCGCTGGGTGACAGAGTCAACATGGTGTACAAAGGAACGCTCGTCACCGGAGGTCAGGGATTGGCAGTCGTGGTTGCGGTGGGGTCGTTTACCGAAATGGGCAGGGTTCAGTCGCTCATGGCCGAATCCGAATCTCCGGAAACACCGATAGAACGACAGTTGAGGCACATAGGCAATCAGTTGGTGGTTCTCTCAGGTGTTGTGTGCTTCCTGGTTTTTGTTATCGGAATCCTGCGGGGGAACGGGATCCTGAATATGTTCAAGACATCCATTTCCCTGGCAGTCGCCGCGGTTCCCGAAGGGCTTCCCGCTGTGGCCACAACTACTCTCGCTCTGGGAATCCGGCGAATGAAAGAGCGCAAAGTCCTCATACGAAATCTTGAAGCCGTATCCACTCTGGGGTCAATTCAGACGATCTGTTTCGATAAGACAGGAACGGTTACTGCAAATCGGATGTCCGTAACGAGGATCTATTCAGGGTTCCAGCGTATCGACATAATCGGAACGGAGCTCCGGTCGGAAAATGGCTCTTCGCCGGATGATTCCCGGATCGCGGTAAGCAAACTGATCGAAATCGGCATTCTGTGCAATGAGAGTCAGATCGCCGGCAATCACGATACGTTCGTCCTGGAAGGAACTCCGACGGAAAACGCGCTCATGTCCTTGGCAATTGTGTACGGGATCGACATAACGGACGTCAGGTCCAGATTTCCGCTGATTGCGACAAATTATCGATCCGACGACCGGCAATTTATGACCACGACCCATCAGCATAACAACGAGACCTTGGTCGCTGTGAAAGGCAGTCCGCTCGATGTGCTCGGTATGTGCAATTTCCACCTTCAAGACGGAACAAAGACTCCCTTGACGGATGAAGATCGGACGATCATCGAGTCGGAGAACGATTCCATGGCCGGTGATGCCTTACGAGTCCTCGGAATGGCCTATGCCAACGAACATAACTCGGATGGAGACGTAAATTTCACGTGGTTGGGACTCGTGGGAATGGAAGATCCTGTTCGACCCGGTGCGAGAGAATCTGTCGAAGCGTTTCATGCCGCGGGCCTGGACACAATCATGGTTACGGGAGACCAGAGTCCGACAGCATATGCAGTGGGCAAACAGCTTGGGCTTAATAGGGATCATCCCCTCGAGATTGTCGATTCCACCCATTTGTCCCAAATCGACCCGGAAGTGCTTAAGGCGCTGAGCAAAAAAGTCCATGTTTTTGCAAGGGTTAGTCCATCGAACAAACTCCAGATCGTCCAGGCTCTCCAGTCTGCAGGCAAGGTTGTGGCCATGACCGGCGACGGGATTAATGACGGCCCCGCACTGAAAGCGGCTGATGTGGGCGTGGCAATGGGACGTTCCGGTACGGACGTAGCTCGGGAAGTTGCGGACGTCATGCTGGAAGAAGACGATTTGGAAACCATGATTGTGGCAATTCGGGACGGGAGAGCAATCTACGACAATATCAGGAAAACGCTTCATTATCTGCTTTCCACAAATTTCAGCGAAATTGAAGTGATGTTTGTCGCAGGGGCGCTTGGAATGGGGTACCCTCTCAATACCATGCAACTGCTGTGGATCAACCTCGTATCCGATATTTTTCCGGGTCTTGCTCTTGCATTGGATCCTCCGGAGCCTGATGTGATGCAGAGATCTCCTCGGGATCCTCAACGGCCGATCGTAGAGAGGAGTGATTTCAAGCGCATCGGTTTTGAATCTGCCTTAATGACGATCTCCGGTCTTACGGCATACGGGTATGGCCTGTTACGACACGGGGCGGGTCCTTATGCCGGGACAATTGCTTTTCAAAGCCTTACGAATGCGCAGATTCTGCATGCTTTGAGCTGCCGTTCGGAGGTGAAAACCATTTTCGACGCCGAACCGTCGCCTCCGAATCCATACCTGAAGGCTGCCATTGCCACTTCTCTGGGTTTGCAAATTGTAATACAGTTTGTTCCGGGACTCCGCTCCTTGCTGGGATTGACGCCGTTGGCATTGTCTGATTGGCTCGTAGTAGGGGGGGCTTCGGTGATCCCTCTCTTGATGTCCGAGGCAAGCAAAAAGCTTGAACAGAGGTAA
- the metK gene encoding methionine adenosyltransferase, with protein sequence MSSYIHTSESVTEGHPDKLCDQISDAIVDRFLEHDSSARIIAECAVSLSVVFIAARFASHVKVDFPNVARKVIRRIGYVDQEFNFRTCSILTSLKEMSDSDRKHTYAVQCESAENGIPVDDQVTVFGFACNQTPVLMPLPIWLAHRLARRLAEVRNTRVLDYLAPDGTTQVAVEYRDSRPVRIYSIAVNTSQTDRNYPSVDRLQRDVRETVIEPSFENELLKPDNNTFIFINPGGPLKLGGPSVHSGMTGRKNAIDTYGGFSRNASSALSGKDPLRIDRIGAYAARYAAKNVVAAGLAERCEIQVSYTIGLAEPVSIQVETMGTGFLPDEAIVALVKKHFQFTLCGIIQQFDLLQLPAKSKQGFYRQLAAYGHFGRPDLDLPWEKTDKTDLLVY encoded by the coding sequence ATGAGTAGTTACATCCACACATCTGAATCCGTTACGGAAGGGCATCCTGACAAGCTGTGCGATCAGATCAGTGACGCAATTGTCGATCGATTCCTCGAACACGACTCTTCGGCCCGAATCATCGCCGAATGTGCAGTATCTCTTTCCGTTGTATTCATTGCTGCACGATTTGCTTCTCACGTCAAAGTCGATTTTCCCAATGTTGCCAGAAAAGTAATCAGGCGAATAGGGTATGTGGACCAGGAGTTCAATTTTCGGACGTGCAGTATTTTGACCAGCCTGAAAGAGATGTCGGATTCCGATCGTAAGCATACGTATGCAGTTCAATGCGAAAGTGCTGAGAACGGGATTCCGGTTGACGATCAGGTAACCGTGTTCGGGTTTGCGTGTAATCAGACCCCTGTTTTGATGCCTCTTCCGATCTGGCTTGCGCACAGATTGGCACGAAGGCTTGCCGAGGTACGCAATACTCGTGTGCTCGACTATCTGGCTCCGGATGGGACTACTCAGGTTGCCGTGGAATACCGCGACTCTCGCCCGGTCAGAATTTACAGCATAGCAGTAAATACGAGCCAAACCGATCGAAACTATCCTTCAGTCGATCGTCTTCAAAGGGATGTTCGAGAGACAGTGATCGAGCCGTCTTTTGAGAATGAGCTCTTAAAACCCGATAACAATACCTTCATATTCATCAATCCTGGAGGACCCCTTAAATTGGGAGGTCCTTCGGTGCACTCTGGAATGACCGGCCGCAAGAATGCTATAGACACCTATGGGGGATTCTCGCGAAACGCGAGTTCTGCTCTCAGTGGGAAAGATCCCCTCAGAATAGACAGAATCGGAGCGTATGCAGCCCGATACGCAGCCAAGAACGTAGTAGCGGCAGGATTGGCCGAGCGTTGCGAAATTCAGGTCAGTTATACTATCGGTCTTGCCGAACCGGTCAGTATTCAAGTGGAAACCATGGGGACAGGTTTTCTGCCCGATGAGGCGATTGTCGCCCTGGTAAAGAAGCATTTTCAGTTTACGCTTTGCGGAATCATCCAACAATTCGATTTGCTGCAGCTTCCGGCCAAATCGAAACAAGGATTTTACCGGCAATTGGCTGCTTACGGACACTTCGGCCGTCCGGATCTCGATCTTCCGTGGGAGAAAACCGATAAGACGGATCTCCTGGTTTACTGA
- a CDS encoding PAS domain S-box protein, translating to MTIPKFSGLLVLAVFAVALLVLATLDIRTVFALLFLAPFLSIIFGGILSIFIAYIAGKTYVNGGSYAVLFMGCGMLSLGLAVSIGSYLVTRVGGANDATTVQAAGFFFGSVFHAIGAILNASGRHPHYGKGKPLTVAAAYAGVTGIVVCVTLAALNDAILPFFDPSHGPSMLRQAVLGSSTVLYIVSCAFFFTHYLRSRSDFFYWYAVSLALSSIAMISFFFLRAIGSPIGWLGKCALYMSGLMALAAVFSSLKNARLRGVTLEEAIAGLFADAEAGYKMLVETATDAIITFDHSGRIIDWNSAAEKMFGYSKQEAIGASFFQLVNENRNAELQVTKEGESAFHSFRPGNIEVLLERDDGRRFPAEMAVSCRKGPVGLLGTCIIRDLTERKRAEAEVRDLNQALQRTVKQRTAALETARKQNELLQAVERAQTQFIADTDSETVFAHFLEDFCSLTASEFGFIGEIVENADGRLRLYHRAVVSNSCNEQSQQNNHQVDRTNGETREISGLWSSIDEAADPIVFNHPENNSQRIGLPEDHPPIRAFLGLPFLHNGRLIGMAGLANRADGYDSELVDFLQPYVMTCANIIKAYDNQNRRREAEQQLKKAHAELEQKVRERTAKLAREIEERKQTEQALLESRAKYKALYEDSADGILLFDDTGTVVDANKAILHMFGYSLEEIRGQHIEELIHPEDLKETPLKLQAILEGVLTRLDRRMRMKDGTYVACEVCGRHIGDNLNQALYRDITERQLAQEALRQNEELYRQMFHGCHAVKLLIDPDTADILDANAAASKFYGYELADLKKMKIVHVNVLSPSEIYAEIDKARAELKHFFLFEHKLASGEIRNVEVYTSTLNVRGRTLLSSIIHDVTNRVRAEADLIRSNKDLEQFAYVASHDLQEPLRNVVSALQMIEKLYKGRLDEESDTLIHYAVDSAKKMRSLIIDLLTYSRLNLGQLFERVDTQKVLEQSLHNLENLIYAKGTTVTYDEMPDVQGDATQLMQVFQNLIANAVKFGRTDSPQVHISAQKTGNEWIFSVQDNGIGVPKEYFDRIFVIFQQLNKQETFDGTGMGLAIVKRIVERHRGRIWVESEVEVGSTFFFSIPDGRTS from the coding sequence ATGACAATTCCGAAGTTTTCCGGGCTGCTGGTTTTGGCGGTCTTTGCCGTTGCCTTACTGGTTTTGGCTACTCTCGATATACGGACCGTTTTTGCATTACTCTTTCTGGCTCCTTTTCTGTCAATTATATTTGGCGGCATTCTTTCTATCTTCATCGCTTATATTGCCGGTAAAACATATGTGAACGGCGGCTCCTACGCAGTCCTCTTCATGGGGTGCGGCATGCTTTCGTTAGGGTTGGCCGTGTCGATAGGGAGCTATTTGGTAACCCGAGTTGGTGGAGCGAATGATGCCACTACCGTTCAGGCTGCCGGGTTTTTCTTCGGATCTGTTTTTCACGCCATAGGAGCGATTCTCAATGCTTCCGGTCGTCATCCGCATTACGGCAAAGGAAAACCTCTGACTGTTGCCGCTGCATATGCAGGTGTGACCGGGATCGTTGTGTGCGTCACATTGGCCGCCTTGAATGATGCTATCCTGCCGTTTTTCGATCCTTCGCATGGGCCGTCGATGCTAAGGCAAGCGGTTCTCGGCAGCTCGACAGTGCTTTACATTGTCTCATGCGCGTTCTTCTTCACGCATTATCTACGGTCCAGGTCAGATTTCTTCTACTGGTATGCAGTTTCTCTGGCGCTCTCTTCGATAGCAATGATCAGCTTCTTCTTCCTCAGGGCAATTGGATCTCCGATAGGATGGTTGGGGAAATGTGCGCTGTACATGAGCGGTCTCATGGCTTTGGCTGCGGTCTTCAGTTCGCTGAAAAATGCCAGATTACGAGGTGTGACCCTTGAAGAAGCCATTGCCGGACTTTTCGCGGATGCTGAAGCAGGGTACAAGATGCTGGTGGAGACTGCCACTGACGCGATAATCACTTTCGATCACTCAGGAAGGATCATCGACTGGAATTCAGCAGCCGAGAAGATGTTCGGCTATTCGAAGCAGGAGGCAATTGGAGCGTCTTTCTTCCAGCTCGTCAATGAGAACAGGAATGCGGAGCTTCAGGTTACGAAAGAAGGAGAATCTGCCTTTCATTCGTTTCGACCGGGGAACATAGAAGTGCTGTTGGAGAGGGACGACGGCCGACGGTTTCCGGCGGAAATGGCGGTATCCTGTAGAAAAGGCCCGGTCGGACTCCTTGGAACGTGCATTATTCGAGATCTTACCGAACGCAAACGGGCGGAAGCGGAGGTAAGAGATCTCAATCAGGCGCTCCAACGTACAGTGAAACAACGCACTGCAGCTCTTGAAACCGCGAGAAAGCAGAACGAATTACTTCAGGCAGTCGAGCGGGCACAAACACAATTCATAGCAGACACGGATTCAGAGACCGTCTTCGCCCATTTCTTGGAAGATTTTTGCTCACTCACCGCCAGTGAATTCGGCTTCATCGGTGAAATCGTCGAAAATGCGGACGGCCGATTACGCTTGTACCATAGAGCTGTCGTCAGCAACTCATGCAACGAACAATCCCAGCAGAACAATCATCAAGTCGATCGCACGAACGGAGAGACTCGTGAAATCAGCGGATTGTGGAGTTCGATCGACGAAGCGGCCGACCCGATAGTGTTCAATCATCCCGAAAACAACAGTCAGAGAATCGGACTGCCGGAAGATCATCCTCCTATTCGGGCGTTCCTGGGTCTTCCTTTCCTCCATAATGGCAGACTTATCGGTATGGCTGGTTTAGCCAACAGGGCCGATGGCTACGATAGCGAACTTGTCGATTTCCTTCAGCCTTATGTTATGACGTGTGCCAACATTATAAAAGCATATGATAACCAAAATCGGCGTAGAGAAGCTGAGCAACAATTGAAGAAAGCGCATGCCGAACTTGAACAAAAGGTCCGGGAACGCACAGCGAAATTAGCTCGGGAAATCGAAGAGCGAAAACAAACGGAACAGGCATTACTGGAAAGCAGGGCAAAGTACAAGGCCTTGTATGAAGATTCGGCAGACGGGATTCTTTTGTTCGATGATACTGGTACTGTCGTGGATGCCAACAAGGCAATCCTGCACATGTTCGGATACTCATTGGAAGAAATCAGGGGACAACATATAGAAGAGCTGATTCACCCCGAAGATCTGAAAGAAACGCCTCTAAAGCTGCAAGCAATCCTTGAAGGTGTATTGACCCGCCTGGATCGTCGCATGCGTATGAAAGACGGCACGTACGTGGCATGCGAGGTCTGCGGCAGACACATAGGAGATAACCTGAATCAGGCTTTGTACCGGGATATTACCGAGCGGCAACTGGCCCAGGAAGCACTCAGACAAAACGAGGAGCTTTATCGGCAAATGTTCCATGGATGTCACGCAGTGAAATTACTTATAGATCCTGACACTGCAGACATACTCGATGCAAATGCGGCAGCTTCAAAGTTTTACGGATACGAACTCGCGGATCTGAAGAAAATGAAAATAGTGCACGTCAATGTGCTATCCCCCTCAGAAATTTATGCCGAGATAGACAAAGCCCGTGCAGAACTCAAACACTTCTTCTTGTTTGAACACAAACTTGCGTCCGGAGAAATCCGGAATGTTGAAGTGTATACCAGTACACTGAACGTTCGTGGTCGAACCTTGCTTTCTTCCATCATTCACGACGTTACCAATCGCGTGAGAGCTGAAGCCGACTTAATCAGATCGAATAAAGATCTCGAGCAATTTGCGTACGTCGCTTCACACGATTTGCAGGAACCTCTGCGTAATGTAGTGAGTGCTCTGCAGATGATCGAAAAACTGTACAAAGGACGCCTCGACGAAGAATCGGACACGTTGATCCACTATGCAGTAGATTCCGCCAAGAAGATGAGGTCTCTCATCATCGATCTTCTGACGTATTCCAGGCTCAATCTAGGGCAACTGTTCGAAAGGGTAGACACCCAAAAAGTCCTGGAACAATCGCTTCACAATCTCGAGAACCTTATTTACGCGAAAGGCACGACTGTCACGTACGATGAAATGCCTGATGTACAGGGAGATGCAACGCAGTTGATGCAAGTATTTCAGAATCTCATAGCAAATGCCGTGAAATTCGGGCGTACAGATTCACCTCAAGTGCATATTTCCGCACAAAAAACCGGCAATGAATGGATTTTTTCCGTACAGGACAATGGCATCGGCGTACCGAAAGAGTATTTTGACCGCATTTTCGTCATTTTTCAGCAACTGAACAAACAGGAAACTTTTGACGGTACCGGTATGGGGCTGGCCATTGTAAAGAGAATCGTTGAACGCCACCGCGGGCGAATCTGGGTAGAATCGGAAGTTGAAGTAGGGTCGACATTTTTCTTCAGCATACCCGATGGAAGAACGTCATGA
- a CDS encoding response regulator has protein sequence MTEKIREINILLVEDNPIDVLMTRKALERWEIANCVNIVRDGQEALDFLFRRGKYVDSVKPDLVFLDLNLPKKNGKEVLFEISGDPNLSGTVKVVVTTSDILIDVQAWRELGADLCIVKPVDFDAYIEMILSVQDYWEMVGLQSDN, from the coding sequence ATGACAGAGAAAATACGAGAAATAAACATCCTGTTGGTGGAAGACAATCCCATTGATGTTCTGATGACCAGAAAAGCATTGGAACGTTGGGAGATCGCGAATTGCGTAAACATCGTAAGGGATGGACAAGAGGCTCTGGATTTCCTGTTCAGACGCGGAAAATACGTAGATTCCGTAAAGCCTGATCTGGTCTTTTTGGATCTCAATCTTCCAAAGAAGAACGGGAAAGAGGTTCTATTCGAAATCAGCGGAGATCCGAACCTTTCCGGTACCGTAAAAGTTGTTGTAACCACATCCGATATTTTGATCGACGTGCAAGCATGGCGCGAACTCGGGGCGGACCTGTGCATCGTCAAGCCGGTTGATTTCGATGCGTATATAGAGATGATACTTTCCGTTCAAGATTACTGGGAAATGGTCGGGTTACAGTCCGATAACTGA
- a CDS encoding MFS transporter, with protein sequence MKEKQNDISLDSWSGLQLLVFSLVAAAFTTIYITQPVLPIFRSEFEVGETYASLTISAVIFGIALSNCPLGIAADRFPIKPIILTGGIVITLCSLACSITTSISLLIGTRFVQGLFIPCLTTCVAAFLSKTLPREKLNVVMGSYISATVAGGLGGRLLGGFIHPPLHWRYAFVTASVMVFLATLAAYRFLPHEKSKNPADPEDQGFLALIVRPELLRTFLVAFSAFFVFSSVFNYLPFYLSSPAFGASTNAITFMYTSYVIGIVMGPVAGNLSNRMGNGVIMALGAVVFAVSIGTTLIKSMPGIALSLCGICAGFFAVHAAAAGSLNRRLVSSRGRANSLYVLFYYLGGFAGISVSGYMYVLSGWPGIVVTGWLVLIIPFATGMWELKHRKPTP encoded by the coding sequence ATGAAAGAGAAGCAGAATGATATTTCGCTCGATTCCTGGTCCGGACTGCAACTCCTGGTTTTCTCTCTTGTTGCCGCTGCGTTTACGACCATTTACATTACCCAACCTGTGTTACCGATTTTCCGCTCCGAATTCGAGGTGGGCGAGACGTACGCGTCTCTGACCATATCAGCCGTTATCTTCGGAATAGCGCTCTCCAATTGCCCATTGGGCATCGCTGCAGATAGATTTCCCATCAAACCCATTATTTTGACCGGCGGAATAGTGATTACGCTTTGCAGTCTCGCCTGTTCCATAACCACGAGCATATCGCTACTGATAGGCACTCGTTTTGTGCAAGGCCTGTTCATTCCATGTCTCACTACGTGCGTGGCTGCATTCCTGTCCAAGACTCTGCCCAGAGAAAAACTCAATGTGGTCATGGGCTCCTATATTTCGGCAACCGTAGCAGGCGGACTCGGTGGCAGACTGCTTGGCGGTTTCATCCATCCGCCGCTGCACTGGAGATATGCCTTCGTAACCGCATCCGTAATGGTATTTCTGGCGACGCTTGCTGCATACCGGTTTCTGCCCCACGAGAAATCGAAGAACCCTGCAGATCCGGAAGATCAAGGATTTCTCGCGTTGATTGTTCGACCTGAGCTGCTCAGAACATTTCTTGTGGCCTTCAGTGCATTTTTTGTCTTTTCATCGGTATTCAATTATCTTCCTTTTTATCTTTCTTCACCTGCATTCGGGGCTTCCACCAATGCAATCACGTTCATGTACACGTCGTACGTGATTGGAATCGTTATGGGCCCCGTTGCAGGGAATCTCAGTAACCGCATGGGTAACGGTGTTATTATGGCTTTGGGTGCAGTTGTGTTTGCAGTATCCATAGGAACCACCCTTATAAAGTCAATGCCTGGAATAGCGCTCAGTTTGTGCGGAATATGCGCCGGATTCTTTGCAGTGCATGCGGCTGCTGCCGGATCGCTCAACAGAAGGCTTGTGTCCAGTAGAGGTCGAGCAAACTCGCTGTACGTGCTTTTCTATTATCTGGGCGGATTTGCTGGAATCAGTGTCAGCGGTTATATGTACGTGCTATCCGGTTGGCCCGGAATTGTCGTCACAGGATGGCTCGTCCTCATTATTCCATTCGCTACGGGTATGTGGGAACTGAAACATAGGAAGCCGACTCCCTGA
- a CDS encoding spermidine synthase, whose product MISPENNKPHPPGTRYLILLTFVSGMTIMGLEMCSGRLMAPFFGTSVMIWTVIIGSTMIALTAGYYLGGLLAEKKPKVEFLAAILFFAASFVIFLPYVAQPVMEIALGRFSVAADSSSNALVTALSICALLISAPAVILGMTSPFIIHVAALDSSGVGRTAGKVFAFSTLGSILGTLMPALILLPWIGMRLSFLFFGGLLLCTVLWPLRRSGFFYFAAGTGIVIVALLLGLNGLKAPLKPPLVHQRETLYQHVSIFQIPISSQKEDARATVLLTDAGIGMQSMWIEGSPITDSWQDMFALVPRVYYAANRKFPDKMLLIGLGGACAPYLISQQYPDTVIDGVEIDRGLLEAAAPYFPFSYSPRLVSHVSDGRLFMRASRGQYDIVLVDAFRPPHIPFHLASLEFFAEVKQRMTGNGLLAMNIGTTGDKLVFRDIANTVAAVFPHVYYAEYRPTEGGSVFTTRLLIASENDAKVNRPEVESEILDFPDQTWNKLFQVMRDSQRSAEGSETSFFKKIPYDSAGTVFTDDLSALEIVSEKEFMPLTLGYKSGVKK is encoded by the coding sequence ATGATTTCACCAGAAAACAATAAACCTCATCCGCCGGGAACACGCTATCTTATTCTACTTACGTTCGTTTCCGGAATGACCATCATGGGACTGGAGATGTGCTCAGGGCGGCTCATGGCTCCCTTTTTCGGCACGTCCGTCATGATTTGGACGGTCATCATCGGATCCACCATGATAGCCTTAACAGCAGGGTACTATCTGGGAGGTCTTCTGGCCGAGAAAAAGCCAAAGGTGGAATTCCTGGCTGCGATTCTGTTTTTTGCGGCGAGTTTCGTCATATTTTTGCCCTATGTGGCTCAACCGGTCATGGAAATAGCATTGGGCAGATTTTCCGTCGCTGCGGACAGCTCGTCGAATGCGCTCGTAACTGCCCTGAGCATCTGTGCTTTGCTCATTTCCGCACCCGCAGTAATTCTGGGTATGACAAGCCCGTTCATTATTCACGTAGCAGCTTTGGATTCGTCCGGAGTGGGCCGTACTGCAGGAAAAGTCTTTGCGTTCTCAACGCTCGGTTCCATACTTGGGACCCTTATGCCTGCCTTGATTCTTCTCCCCTGGATTGGTATGCGTCTGTCTTTCCTCTTTTTCGGCGGACTGCTTCTCTGCACGGTTCTATGGCCTTTGAGAAGGTCCGGATTTTTCTATTTCGCGGCAGGTACGGGGATTGTCATTGTGGCTCTGCTCCTGGGCTTAAACGGATTGAAAGCACCATTGAAACCGCCGCTTGTCCATCAGCGCGAAACGCTGTATCAGCACGTCAGCATATTCCAAATACCCATCTCTTCACAGAAAGAAGATGCCCGGGCGACTGTGCTTCTCACGGATGCAGGAATCGGCATGCAGTCCATGTGGATCGAAGGCAGTCCCATAACGGATTCATGGCAGGACATGTTCGCACTCGTTCCACGGGTATATTATGCAGCGAATCGCAAGTTTCCGGACAAAATGCTCCTCATAGGTTTGGGAGGAGCCTGTGCCCCGTACCTCATCAGTCAACAATACCCCGATACAGTGATCGATGGAGTTGAAATCGACAGAGGGCTCCTTGAAGCTGCTGCTCCGTATTTCCCTTTCTCTTATTCCCCTCGGCTCGTTTCACACGTGAGTGACGGCAGACTCTTCATGCGTGCATCCCGCGGTCAATACGACATAGTGCTCGTGGATGCGTTTCGACCGCCTCACATTCCCTTTCACCTGGCGAGTCTGGAATTCTTTGCGGAAGTCAAACAGCGAATGACCGGGAACGGTCTCTTGGCAATGAATATAGGAACCACAGGCGACAAGCTTGTGTTCCGAGATATTGCCAACACGGTCGCTGCAGTCTTTCCTCACGTCTATTATGCTGAATACCGCCCGACTGAGGGTGGCAGCGTGTTCACCACTCGTCTTCTCATTGCTTCCGAAAACGACGCAAAAGTCAATCGACCTGAGGTGGAATCCGAAATTCTGGACTTTCCGGACCAGACCTGGAACAAGCTTTTTCAGGTCATGCGTGACTCGCAGCGATCTGCCGAGGGTTCTGAGACAAGCTTTTTCAAGAAGATTCCTTATGATTCCGCGGGAACGGTTTTCACCGACGATCTTTCAGCTTTAGAGATCGTCTCTGAGAAGGAATTTATGCCGCTTACGCTTGGGTACAAAAGTGGGGTCAAGAAGTGA